A region of Bacillota bacterium DNA encodes the following proteins:
- a CDS encoding DUF2905 domain-containing protein, producing the protein MNELGKMLIGLGLILVILGGVVLVIGRVPRLGALPGDILIRRKGFTLYIPITTGLLLSLLISLITWFFRR; encoded by the coding sequence TTGAATGAATTAGGCAAGATGTTGATTGGTCTGGGATTGATCTTAGTGATTTTGGGCGGTGTGGTGCTAGTTATTGGCCGAGTACCGCGACTGGGTGCCTTGCCCGGTGACATTCTGATCCGACGTAAGGGATTCACTCTCTACATTCCCATTACCACAGGACTTCTGCTTAGTTTACTTATTTCATTAATCACCTGGTTTTTCCGCCGTTGA
- a CDS encoding DUF4342 domain-containing protein, producing the protein MYQPTDEELRKVDLVRERTGLSYRECREVLTKSQWNVVDALVLAEQYREEWENSWTVRGRQVLDKVRELVRQGNVTRIRIKHKDEILVEFPVTAAVAGALVLPKAAIIAAGVCLFTQCTIEVDREDDRPVTDGLNSTLYPQGDEI; encoded by the coding sequence ATGTATCAACCCACCGATGAGGAATTGAGGAAAGTCGACTTGGTTCGAGAACGCACCGGACTGTCCTATCGGGAGTGCCGGGAAGTATTGACTAAGTCACAGTGGAATGTCGTTGATGCTCTGGTGTTGGCGGAACAGTACCGAGAGGAATGGGAAAACTCCTGGACCGTTCGGGGCAGGCAGGTGCTGGACAAAGTCCGAGAGTTGGTGCGTCAAGGTAACGTTACCAGGATCCGCATCAAACACAAGGACGAAATTCTGGTTGAATTTCCTGTGACGGCAGCCGTTGCCGGTGCCCTGGTCCTTCCCAAGGCAGCGATTATTGCTGCGGGGGTGTGTTTGTTCACCCAGTGTACCATCGAGGTCGACAGAGAGGATGACCGGCCAGTAACCGATGGGCTCAATTCTACATTGTATCCGCAAGGGGATGAA
- the recO gene encoding DNA repair protein RecO: protein MGLYRTEGIVLRTKDLGDADKILTIFTADAGKVAVVSKGCRRVRNRLIGVSAPFVHLRALIFKGKSLDTLSQGEILHSFIDLREDLLKMAYASYLAEVVDQLTAERDPVPQVFQLLLGCFHLLSRGHSPEIVARYFDINVLSLLGYRPQLDVCTQCGANLEQPRLSLTLGGGLCRQCHPQDPAAVPLSLGAVQMLRRFMVTPVERLPVLQVSEEMLQEMERGLRLFMDYRLARPLNSLSWLNTIRTVS from the coding sequence ATGGGGCTCTATCGTACTGAGGGCATAGTTCTTAGGACTAAGGACCTGGGAGATGCAGACAAGATTTTGACTATATTCACCGCGGATGCCGGCAAGGTTGCTGTGGTTTCCAAGGGATGTCGACGGGTTCGCAATCGTTTGATTGGCGTCTCTGCACCCTTTGTCCATCTGCGGGCTCTGATCTTCAAAGGCAAGTCCCTTGATACTTTGAGTCAAGGTGAGATCCTGCATTCTTTTATCGATCTCCGGGAAGATCTATTGAAAATGGCCTATGCCAGTTATCTGGCTGAAGTGGTGGACCAATTGACCGCAGAAAGGGATCCGGTGCCCCAGGTCTTTCAGTTGCTGTTGGGATGCTTTCACCTCTTGTCTCGAGGGCATTCGCCCGAGATTGTTGCCCGTTATTTTGACATCAATGTGTTAAGCCTGTTGGGATACCGGCCGCAATTGGATGTGTGCACTCAATGCGGTGCCAATTTAGAGCAACCCCGCTTGAGTCTCACACTGGGGGGCGGGCTGTGTCGACAGTGTCATCCCCAGGATCCGGCGGCGGTGCCCCTGTCCCTGGGAGCGGTACAGATGCTGCGGCGATTTATGGTGACCCCGGTGGAGCGGTTGCCGGTGTTGCAGGTGTCGGAGGAGATGCTGCAGGAGATGGAACGGGGCCTCCGCCTGTTTATGGATTACCGGTTAGCCCGACCTTTGAATTCCTTAAGCTGGCTCAACACCATTCGGACCGTGTCCTAG
- the ruvB gene encoding Holliday junction branch migration DNA helicase RuvB: protein MEERVVSGVRQTDDFEFDTTLRPRTLSEYVGQTRAKETLEIFVQAALQRGDALDHVLLCGPPGLGKTTLANIIANELGVNIRTTSGPAIERQGDLVALLTNLEPRDVLFIDEIHRLRRTIEEVLYPAMEDFAVDIVIGKGPSARSLRLELPPFTLVGATTRAGMLTSPLRDRFGVISRLEFYTVAELSDIVTRSARVLNIPLEPEGAREISLRSRGTPRVANRLLKRVRDYAEVRADGVITQEVAQEALSLFEVDALGLDRTDRGVLRTIIEKFGGGPVGVDTLAAAVNEETETLEDVYEPYLMQIGFLQRTPRGRVVTAAGYRHLGLEEPESNTARSDEQAQLFGDE from the coding sequence ATTGAGGAGCGAGTAGTATCGGGAGTCAGGCAAACCGATGATTTTGAGTTTGACACTACCCTGCGTCCCCGTACGTTATCGGAGTATGTAGGTCAGACCCGAGCCAAGGAGACCCTGGAAATCTTCGTGCAAGCCGCTTTGCAGCGGGGTGATGCGCTGGATCACGTTCTTCTCTGTGGTCCACCGGGATTGGGCAAAACTACCTTGGCTAATATTATCGCCAATGAACTGGGCGTGAATATCCGGACTACTTCTGGTCCGGCCATCGAACGCCAGGGCGATCTCGTTGCTCTGTTAACGAACCTGGAGCCACGGGATGTTTTGTTTATTGACGAGATTCATCGGTTGAGAAGAACTATCGAAGAAGTTTTGTATCCGGCCATGGAGGACTTTGCTGTCGATATTGTCATCGGCAAAGGCCCCAGCGCCCGGTCTTTGCGGTTGGAACTGCCGCCCTTTACCTTAGTGGGCGCCACCACTAGAGCCGGGATGTTAACTTCTCCGCTGCGGGATCGGTTTGGAGTTATCAGCCGCTTGGAATTTTACACCGTGGCGGAACTCTCCGATATTGTCACCAGGTCGGCTAGAGTGTTGAACATTCCCTTGGAGCCTGAGGGTGCCAGGGAGATTAGTTTGCGTTCTCGGGGTACTCCCCGGGTGGCCAATCGCCTGTTGAAGCGGGTCAGGGATTATGCGGAGGTTCGGGCTGATGGGGTGATTACCCAAGAGGTGGCTCAAGAAGCCTTGAGCTTGTTTGAAGTTGATGCCTTAGGCCTCGATCGCACAGACCGCGGTGTCCTGCGAACTATCATCGAGAAATTCGGCGGTGGTCCCGTTGGGGTGGATACTTTAGCGGCAGCGGTGAACGAGGAAACGGAAACCCTCGAGGACGTTTATGAACCTTATCTAATGCAGATTGGCTTTTTGCAGCGAACTCCCCGGGGCAGGGTGGTGACCGCTGCAGGTTATCGGCATCTAGGCCTAGAAGAGCCCGAGTCCAATACAGCAAGGTCCGATGAGCAGGCTCAGCTCTTTGGTGATGAGTGA